The following proteins are co-located in the Opitutaceae bacterium genome:
- a CDS encoding AraC family transcriptional regulator produces MALTLHTSLQRIGAAASEVIILCDALEDAPLWIKDVTGHYQWVNRSFLLNFGVEDRDAVLGKTDYDLCGLQLAEQYRVDDERVLSGESIVGRVELVGRYNHTARWCSTTKIPLHDNKGRVVGTAGITRPLSIPVEPPRHEPMSIAIRCISEQVGRALTNADIARACGLSVRAFERQFQAHYRCTPQVYVRQLRVRLSCHALVNSRKSLAEIATEFGFSDQSHFSREFRKFMTDTPGSYRERHQR; encoded by the coding sequence ATGGCACTCACACTTCACACATCCCTTCAGCGCATTGGTGCCGCAGCGTCCGAGGTCATCATTCTCTGCGACGCGTTGGAGGACGCCCCCCTGTGGATAAAGGATGTCACTGGGCACTATCAGTGGGTCAACCGATCCTTCCTTCTCAATTTCGGCGTGGAGGATCGCGATGCTGTCCTCGGGAAGACCGACTATGATCTTTGCGGGCTCCAACTCGCCGAGCAGTACCGGGTGGATGACGAGCGGGTCCTGTCCGGCGAATCGATTGTCGGCCGCGTGGAATTGGTGGGCCGGTACAACCACACCGCGCGCTGGTGCTCGACCACGAAGATTCCATTGCATGACAACAAGGGCAGGGTGGTGGGAACAGCAGGCATTACGCGTCCGCTGTCGATCCCGGTCGAGCCGCCGCGTCACGAGCCGATGAGCATCGCCATCCGCTGCATCAGCGAGCAAGTCGGGCGCGCCCTCACGAATGCCGACATCGCGCGCGCGTGCGGCCTGTCGGTTCGCGCCTTCGAGCGGCAGTTCCAGGCGCACTATCGCTGCACACCTCAGGTCTATGTGCGGCAATTGCGCGTACGGCTGAGCTGTCATGCACTGGTCAATTCACGCAAGAGTCTGGCGGAAATCGCCACGGAATTCGGGTTCTCCGATCAGAGCCACTTCAGTCGTGAATTCAGGAAATTCATGACCGATACGCCGGGTTCGTACCGGGAGCGTCATCAACGCTGA